Proteins found in one Proteiniborus sp. DW1 genomic segment:
- a CDS encoding potassium/proton antiporter, which yields MDALLIVAIILLVCVISSKVLYKFGIPTLIIFLALGMFMGSDGPGGIYFDDPIIARELCNIGLLFIIFSGGFGTNWETAKPVTFPATLLATIGVVLTAFTLGAFSHYILGFPWIYGLLLGSIISSTDAAAVFSILRSKKLNLKNGLAPMLEMESGSNDPMAYMLTTIFLGLITGEAHNIWILLANQIVIGALVGFIIGKGAVWFINHINLDIDGLYSITAIALVLLSYSSADILSGNGFLAVYITGLIMGNSRLVHKTSLVRYFDGLSWLMQIFLFFTLGLLVFPSILKNIVLPGVGVALFIIFVARPLAVFPILAVFKRTKEEILLVSWVGFRGAASIVFATYPLTKGIMLGEEIFNIVFFVGLLSVLIQGTLLVPIAKKLDLVEDEGTVLKTFTDYSGEIYSELLELKIPVSSPFVGKAIIDINLPKDVSFVLVRRNGRMITPRGTTVIEAGDMVMMAGDPKMLLKIEDEAIQKKKKN from the coding sequence ATGGATGCTTTATTAATTGTAGCGATTATCTTACTGGTATGTGTCATTTCAAGCAAGGTGCTATATAAATTTGGTATACCTACTCTTATAATATTTCTTGCTTTAGGAATGTTCATGGGGTCTGATGGACCTGGTGGAATATATTTTGATGATCCAATTATTGCCCGAGAGCTATGTAATATTGGGCTTTTATTTATTATCTTCTCTGGAGGCTTTGGAACTAATTGGGAGACTGCAAAACCAGTGACATTTCCTGCTACATTACTTGCTACTATTGGAGTGGTGCTTACTGCTTTTACCCTAGGAGCATTTTCACATTATATTCTAGGATTTCCATGGATATATGGCTTGCTCCTTGGTTCAATTATATCATCCACCGATGCGGCAGCTGTGTTCTCCATTCTACGCTCTAAAAAATTAAATCTTAAAAATGGTTTAGCACCCATGCTAGAAATGGAGAGTGGTTCTAATGACCCTATGGCTTATATGCTGACAACTATTTTTTTAGGTTTAATAACAGGAGAGGCACATAACATATGGATACTTTTGGCTAATCAGATTGTGATTGGAGCTTTAGTAGGCTTTATTATAGGAAAAGGGGCAGTATGGTTTATAAATCACATTAATCTTGATATAGATGGGCTTTATTCTATCACTGCCATAGCTCTTGTATTGCTATCCTACTCTAGTGCAGATATTCTTTCCGGAAATGGTTTCTTGGCAGTGTATATCACCGGACTTATTATGGGAAATAGTAGACTTGTTCATAAAACAAGCTTAGTTCGCTATTTTGATGGATTGTCTTGGCTTATGCAGATTTTTTTGTTCTTTACTTTAGGGTTGCTAGTATTCCCGTCTATATTGAAAAACATAGTTTTACCAGGAGTTGGAGTGGCACTTTTTATTATATTTGTAGCTCGCCCTTTAGCTGTATTTCCTATATTGGCTGTATTTAAGAGAACTAAGGAGGAGATACTCCTTGTTTCTTGGGTGGGATTTCGTGGAGCTGCTTCTATTGTCTTTGCCACATATCCTTTAACTAAAGGGATAATGCTGGGAGAGGAAATATTTAATATTGTGTTTTTCGTTGGTCTATTATCTGTTTTAATACAAGGGACTCTACTGGTTCCAATTGCTAAGAAGTTAGATTTAGTAGAGGATGAAGGGACTGTTCTAAAGACTTTTACAGACTATTCTGGTGAGATATATTCAGAACTATTAGAATTAAAGATTCCAGTCAGTAGTCCCTTTGTCGGCAAAGCCATAATAGATATTAATCTGCCTAAGGATGTATCATTTGTTCTAGTTAGAAGAAATGGCAGGATGATTACGCCAAGGGGAACAACGGTAATCGAAGCAGGAGATATGGTAATGATGGCTGGAGATCCAAAGATGCTTTTGAAAATTGAAGACGAGGCCATACAAAAAAAGAAAAAAAACTGA
- a CDS encoding ABC transporter ATP-binding protein — MKIFNIENKVFNKYDSDNKGLAATTIKRGKINSTLDVINILYGTLKTIGILVLGLYMSMKGKIDVGTIAAILHLQGNASYLFENIGGFIVGIQGSLAGASRVFEMLNSPMESDNIKECSQNNYLTNSMLEMKGICFGYDESKKVLDGVDIALEEGKMAAIVGASGEGKVVEKGKHQDLISVQGVYKYLYDLQIKGSN; from the coding sequence ATGAAAATATTCAACATAGAGAATAAGGTATTTAATAAGTATGATAGTGACAATAAAGGTTTGGCTGCAACGACTATTAAAAGAGGAAAAATAAATTCTACATTGGATGTAATCAATATTTTGTATGGAACTTTAAAGACTATTGGAATTCTAGTATTAGGATTATATATGTCTATGAAGGGGAAAATAGATGTAGGGACAATAGCAGCAATACTGCATTTGCAAGGAAACGCTAGCTATTTGTTTGAAAATATTGGAGGATTTATTGTTGGAATCCAAGGTTCCCTTGCAGGTGCAAGTCGAGTATTTGAGATGTTAAATAGTCCTATGGAATCTGATAATATTAAAGAATGTAGCCAAAATAATTATTTAACAAATAGTATGCTAGAGATGAAAGGCATATGCTTTGGATATGACGAAAGCAAAAAGGTACTAGATGGAGTTGATATAGCCTTAGAAGAAGGAAAGATGGCAGCCATAGTTGGTGCAAGTGGAGAGGGAAAGGTCGTAGAAAAGGGAAAACATCAAGATTTAATATCTGTACAAGGAGTATATAAGTATCTTTATGACCTTCAGATAAAAGGAAGCAATTAA
- a CDS encoding ATP-binding cassette domain-containing protein translates to MIEIKGLSKFYGSTRVLTNINLKLEENKIYGLLGRNGVGKTTLLNIISNQINKNSGEVKLYGEEIYENSKDLEKICIVKEKGFGVDDIKVKRILK, encoded by the coding sequence ATGATAGAAATTAAGGGTTTAAGCAAATTTTATGGTAGTACAAGAGTACTTACTAATATTAATCTAAAGTTGGAGGAAAACAAAATATATGGGCTACTAGGTAGAAACGGTGTAGGAAAAACAACACTACTAAATATTATCTCTAATCAAATAAATAAGAATAGCGGTGAAGTAAAACTATATGGTGAAGAGATATACGAGAACTCTAAAGACTTAGAAAAAATCTGTATAGTAAAAGAAAAAGGTTTTGGTGTAGATGATATTAAGGTTAAAAGGATTTTGAAATAG
- a CDS encoding YbaN family protein, translating to MKLLNFLFITIGILFAGIGMIEILVPVLPTTPFLILASVCFVRGSDKFDRWFKNTKVYKNYAEDFVNDRAMTFARKAKLMVISDLMLMFPFIKLDNFYIRVFIIAVVIMKYWYFIFRIKTKVE from the coding sequence ATGAAATTATTAAACTTTTTATTTATCACAATTGGTATACTATTTGCTGGAATAGGAATGATAGAAATATTAGTACCTGTGCTTCCTACTACACCCTTTTTAATATTAGCTTCAGTTTGCTTTGTAAGAGGCTCAGATAAATTTGATAGATGGTTTAAAAATACTAAAGTCTATAAAAATTATGCAGAAGACTTCGTAAATGATAGAGCCATGACATTTGCTAGAAAAGCTAAACTAATGGTTATATCAGATTTGATGCTAATGTTTCCATTTATTAAGCTAGACAACTTTTATATTAGAGTGTTTATTATAGCTGTTGTAATTATGAAATATTGGTATTTCATATTTAGGATAAAAACAAAAGTGGAATAA
- a CDS encoding acyl-CoA thioesterase, with the protein MIIIIGKTVKQSEINLRNLMEPIHSNIAGNVHGGEIMKLMDNAAGVVAARHSGRNVVTARVDKVEFHYPIHISNLVTFNAKLSFVGNSSMEVFVKVLVEDFAKEDSAKVAATAFFTMVALDENGKPAAVPPLEITNDEERRLFEEGRERYLNNKKK; encoded by the coding sequence GTGATTATCATTATAGGTAAGACAGTAAAACAGTCTGAGATAAATCTAAGAAACTTAATGGAACCTATTCACTCTAATATAGCTGGAAATGTTCATGGTGGAGAGATTATGAAGCTAATGGATAATGCGGCAGGAGTAGTAGCAGCACGACATTCAGGGAGAAATGTAGTGACTGCAAGGGTAGACAAAGTGGAGTTTCATTATCCTATACATATAAGCAACTTAGTGACATTTAATGCAAAACTAAGCTTCGTTGGGAATAGCTCTATGGAGGTTTTTGTTAAGGTTCTAGTAGAAGATTTTGCAAAAGAAGACTCGGCCAAAGTAGCGGCTACAGCCTTTTTTACCATGGTAGCCTTAGATGAAAATGGTAAGCCCGCAGCTGTACCTCCGTTAGAAATTACTAATGATGAGGAGCGCAGGTTATTTGAAGAAGGAAGGGAGCGGTACTTAAATAATAAAAAGAAATAG
- a CDS encoding NlpC/P60 family protein, whose protein sequence is MKKPFVKLQLVFIIMILAIMSLSQITYADVALSQSNVNIPSEWAKIHIEKAKGNNLIPETLQSRYRANITREEFCQVVINLYEALSGKEGILPEKNPFTDTKNTQILKAYQLGIVKGKGNGKFDPYNTITREEISVMLYQTLQIVRPGFNYQKSYDYIFSDTDIISLWARESVSYLYSFGVISGVGDNRFNPKGTTTREQAFVLAERMYENVLEIENALRSNSNVSRGGYNRQESNNKAKLASLISQEMGKPYQWGATGPSSYDCSGLIYSLYGKLGIELPRVSRDQATAGTYVSKENLTYGDLVFFARDGKNINHVGIYVGDGGFVHAPKAGEVVKISTLATGYYAKNYYTARRVLP, encoded by the coding sequence ATGAAGAAACCATTTGTTAAGCTTCAGTTAGTATTCATTATTATGATTCTAGCTATTATGTCACTATCTCAAATTACTTATGCTGATGTAGCTTTGTCACAGAGCAATGTCAATATCCCTAGCGAATGGGCAAAAATACATATTGAAAAAGCTAAAGGAAACAATCTTATCCCAGAAACTTTACAATCAAGGTATAGAGCTAATATTACACGAGAAGAGTTTTGTCAGGTTGTTATAAATTTATACGAGGCATTGAGTGGCAAGGAAGGCATATTGCCAGAAAAAAATCCATTTACTGATACAAAAAATACACAGATTTTAAAAGCATACCAGCTAGGAATTGTAAAGGGTAAGGGAAATGGAAAATTTGATCCCTATAATACCATAACTCGAGAAGAAATCAGTGTGATGCTATACCAAACATTACAAATAGTAAGGCCTGGATTTAACTACCAAAAATCATACGATTATATATTTTCTGATACTGATATAATTTCATTGTGGGCACGAGAATCTGTCAGTTACTTGTATAGCTTTGGTGTAATAAGTGGAGTTGGAGACAACAGGTTTAATCCCAAAGGAACTACTACAAGGGAGCAAGCATTTGTTTTAGCTGAAAGAATGTATGAGAATGTTTTAGAAATTGAGAATGCATTGAGGAGTAACTCAAACGTATCAAGGGGGGGGTATAATAGGCAGGAAAGCAATAATAAGGCAAAACTAGCAAGCCTTATATCTCAAGAAATGGGCAAGCCCTACCAATGGGGTGCAACTGGACCTAGTAGCTATGACTGCTCAGGCTTAATATATTCCTTATATGGCAAGCTCGGTATAGAACTACCAAGAGTATCGAGAGATCAAGCAACAGCAGGAACTTATGTATCAAAAGAAAACCTAACATATGGAGATTTGGTGTTTTTCGCCCGAGATGGAAAGAACATCAATCACGTAGGAATATATGTAGGAGATGGTGGATTCGTTCATGCTCCTAAAGCAGGGGAGGTAGTGAAGATATCTACTCTTGCAACAGGATATTATGCCAAAAATTATTATACAGCTAGAAGAGTTCTTCCTTAA
- the helD gene encoding RNA polymerase recycling motor HelD — translation MKNNEIEWKLENEWLKNVLEEARKQYDENRDTKEKIRRDAIDIQKELWEDVGSVSIVNGLEQIADFMGFVSIMKMQKRSHELTRRLQEKYERILSSPYFGRIDFLEDGEEKSEKYYIGLSNLINADYNFLIYDWRAPISSMFYDYEIGKANYQCPEGIIEGKLTLKRQYKINNGRIEYMFDSNLKIDDEILQDILSKSTDSKMKAIVTTIQREQNRAIRNEEYKNLIVQGPAGSGKTSVALHRIAYLLYKYRDKITPQNIVVFSPNEIFNDYISNVLPQLGEDNMYQTTFKEYMHKVLGNELMKEDYCEMMEYILSSRKGPNYQKRISNIKYKSSLEFIDVLKQYVAHVENMDRDFKDIVFRDRLIVSAEELRELFFKDYDYIQLSVKKKLQKVKERILFLIEPYRNQRIEEVTEELWNSGEYLDKVEVFQKSLAIVNEEMKGIYHEINKMTKFDIVDIYKNLFESPQFLHRSPNTKFCEKDITEIRSYTLENLRNRRLNYEDQPALLYLKGALEGIPKTSDIKYVIIDEAQDYTPLQYEIFYQLFNHANMTILGDLNQSINPFMNLGDYCNICSIFPQNNTCIINLTKSYRSTMEITNFSRKLLNKEITDGCVERNGDKPILQGFPGEEAINERILEDIKTYKAKGYKSIGIITRTIKEGKKVYNFLKDKIHIKAIMKDDDEYVSDTLVIPVYLAKGLEFDAAIIYNAGNENYYCEEERLLLYTACTRALHVLCIYYSGEITPLLKDRY, via the coding sequence ATGAAAAATAATGAAATTGAGTGGAAGCTTGAAAATGAATGGCTAAAAAATGTACTTGAAGAAGCTCGAAAACAATATGATGAAAATCGGGATACTAAAGAAAAAATCAGAAGGGATGCAATTGATATACAAAAGGAGCTATGGGAGGATGTAGGGTCCGTTTCTATAGTTAACGGGCTAGAGCAGATTGCTGACTTTATGGGTTTCGTTAGCATTATGAAAATGCAGAAGAGAAGCCATGAGTTGACTAGAAGACTCCAGGAAAAATACGAGAGAATACTTTCATCGCCCTATTTTGGAAGAATAGACTTTCTAGAAGATGGAGAAGAGAAGTCTGAGAAGTACTATATTGGGTTATCAAATCTTATTAATGCTGACTATAATTTTCTTATATACGATTGGAGAGCACCGATTTCAAGTATGTTTTATGATTATGAAATAGGAAAAGCAAATTATCAATGTCCTGAAGGAATTATAGAGGGGAAGCTTACACTAAAAAGACAGTACAAGATTAATAATGGTAGAATTGAGTATATGTTTGACAGCAACCTAAAAATTGATGATGAAATACTTCAAGATATATTGAGTAAAAGTACTGACAGCAAGATGAAAGCAATAGTAACTACTATTCAACGGGAGCAGAATAGAGCAATTCGAAATGAGGAGTACAAAAATCTAATTGTTCAAGGGCCAGCTGGAAGCGGGAAAACTTCTGTGGCTCTCCATAGAATTGCCTATCTTTTATATAAGTACAGAGATAAAATAACTCCACAAAACATAGTTGTATTCTCTCCCAATGAAATATTTAATGATTATATTTCTAATGTATTACCACAACTTGGAGAAGATAACATGTATCAGACAACTTTTAAAGAATATATGCATAAGGTTTTAGGAAATGAACTCATGAAAGAAGACTATTGTGAAATGATGGAGTATATTTTGAGTTCAAGAAAAGGCCCTAATTATCAGAAAAGGATCAGTAATATAAAATACAAATCTTCCTTAGAGTTTATTGATGTACTAAAGCAATATGTAGCTCATGTTGAGAATATGGATAGAGACTTTAAAGATATTGTTTTTAGAGACAGATTAATAGTTTCTGCTGAGGAGTTAAGAGAACTGTTTTTCAAAGATTATGATTATATACAGCTTTCTGTAAAAAAGAAACTTCAAAAGGTAAAAGAAAGAATTTTATTTCTCATAGAGCCTTATAGAAACCAACGTATAGAGGAAGTAACTGAAGAGCTTTGGAACTCAGGTGAATATTTAGATAAAGTAGAGGTGTTTCAGAAAAGCTTAGCTATTGTAAATGAGGAAATGAAGGGCATATATCATGAAATCAATAAGATGACTAAGTTTGATATAGTTGATATATATAAGAATCTTTTTGAAAGTCCTCAGTTCCTCCATAGAAGTCCAAATACTAAATTCTGCGAGAAAGATATTACTGAGATTAGAAGCTATACCTTAGAAAATCTTAGAAACCGAAGACTTAATTATGAAGACCAACCAGCTCTTTTATACCTGAAAGGAGCTTTAGAAGGTATCCCCAAAACATCAGATATCAAATATGTCATTATTGATGAAGCACAGGATTATACACCACTACAGTATGAAATATTTTACCAGCTTTTTAACCATGCTAATATGACAATATTAGGAGATCTAAACCAATCAATTAATCCATTTATGAACCTAGGAGATTATTGCAATATTTGCAGTATATTTCCCCAAAATAATACATGTATAATAAACTTAACCAAAAGCTATAGATCAACAATGGAGATCACAAACTTTTCAAGAAAGCTTCTTAATAAGGAAATTACAGACGGCTGTGTTGAAAGAAACGGAGATAAGCCTATATTACAAGGGTTTCCTGGCGAAGAGGCTATAAATGAGAGGATTCTCGAAGATATTAAAACATATAAGGCGAAAGGATATAAATCTATTGGAATAATAACTAGGACTATAAAGGAAGGAAAAAAGGTATATAATTTCTTAAAAGATAAGATTCACATTAAAGCCATAATGAAAGACGATGATGAGTATGTAAGTGATACGTTAGTTATTCCAGTCTATCTAGCTAAAGGACTAGAATTTGATGCAGCGATTATATATAATGCAGGAAATGAAAATTACTATTGTGAGGAGGAAAGACTACTGCTATATACAGCTTGTACTAGAGCCCTTCATGTTTTATGTATTTACTATTCTGGAGAGATTACACCATTGTTGAAGGATAGGTATTAA
- a CDS encoding threonine/serine exporter family protein — translation MIYTIQIIMAFLGSLGFSMLFNIRGRKLWYAAIGGMFSWIIYLLLIFWLKSEMSRYFISSMIVTIYSEVLARIEKTPTTTFLTSSVIPLIPGRSLYYTMSYAVNGALDKFASSGAQTVGLSASIAAGIMAGSSLFRVFMVIQQKLKKQ, via the coding sequence ATGATTTATACCATTCAAATTATAATGGCTTTTTTAGGTTCCTTAGGATTTTCAATGCTTTTTAATATAAGAGGAAGGAAATTGTGGTATGCTGCTATAGGCGGTATGTTTTCATGGATAATTTATCTATTGCTTATATTTTGGCTTAAAAGTGAGATGTCACGATATTTTATATCCTCTATGATAGTTACAATATATTCTGAAGTACTGGCTCGTATAGAGAAAACGCCAACTACTACATTCTTAACTTCTTCCGTGATTCCTTTGATTCCTGGACGCTCACTATATTATACAATGAGCTATGCTGTTAATGGCGCACTTGACAAGTTTGCAAGTAGTGGCGCACAGACGGTAGGTCTTTCAGCATCAATAGCGGCTGGTATTATGGCTGGTTCTTCTTTGTTTAGAGTGTTTATGGTAATACAGCAGAAATTGAAAAAACAGTGA
- a CDS encoding threonine/serine exporter family protein translates to MLTEELLCCVLDIGEQMLVSGAEINRVEDSIKRICKSYNAKRVDVFTITSSIVVTLQREDGCTFTQTRRIHKYSTNLDKVDKLNSLSRYICSYTPEANYIANELAEINKGKTYGLFVEYIVYALNAGVFTVFFGGSFRDALVSSVIGILLKLTIVLTQKIDTNILFVNIISSFVVGLFAILSVSAGIGESIDKIIIGNIMLMIPGIALTNSIRDIIRGDTISGLFRLCEAIVMALSIAVGFGVASIFFGGILR, encoded by the coding sequence ATGTTAACTGAGGAATTGTTATGTTGTGTATTGGATATCGGAGAGCAAATGTTAGTTAGTGGCGCTGAAATCAATAGGGTAGAGGATTCTATCAAGCGTATTTGTAAATCTTATAATGCAAAAAGAGTCGATGTATTCACAATTACATCAAGTATTGTTGTAACCTTACAAAGAGAAGATGGTTGTACTTTTACCCAAACTAGAAGAATCCATAAGTACTCTACTAATTTAGATAAAGTGGACAAGCTTAACAGCCTTTCACGTTATATATGTAGCTACACACCTGAAGCAAATTATATTGCTAATGAGTTAGCTGAAATAAATAAAGGAAAAACCTATGGTCTTTTTGTTGAATATATTGTCTATGCATTAAATGCAGGGGTTTTCACTGTTTTTTTCGGAGGAAGCTTTAGAGATGCTTTAGTTTCTTCTGTGATAGGTATACTACTGAAATTAACAATCGTTTTAACTCAAAAGATAGATACTAACATACTGTTTGTTAACATAATTTCTTCATTTGTAGTTGGATTATTTGCAATATTATCTGTTAGTGCAGGAATCGGGGAAAGCATAGATAAGATTATTATAGGAAATATTATGCTAATGATTCCAGGTATTGCTTTAACTAACTCTATTAGAGATATAATTAGAGGGGATACTATATCAGGGCTGTTTAGACTTTGTGAGGCGATTGTCATGGCCTTGTCAATTGCTGTAGGATTTGGCGTTGCATCAATTTTTTTTGGAGGTATACTTAGATGA
- a CDS encoding LysM peptidoglycan-binding domain-containing protein, translating to MPILMPALCSFVYIVEYGDTLYSIARKFNTTVPIILHFNPNINPNIIYPGQAIFIAESPPEAIIYTVKQGDTLYSIARRYGTSVENLIKFNYLATPELIYVGQQLVVTASLR from the coding sequence ATGCCAATACTAATGCCAGCCTTATGTAGTTTTGTATATATTGTTGAGTATGGCGACACATTGTATTCAATAGCAAGGAAATTCAATACAACAGTCCCTATTATCCTTCACTTTAATCCAAATATAAATCCTAATATTATTTACCCAGGCCAAGCTATATTCATTGCTGAGTCTCCTCCAGAAGCTATTATTTACACTGTCAAACAAGGGGATACATTGTACTCAATAGCTAGAAGGTACGGAACCTCTGTGGAAAATCTAATTAAATTCAACTATCTTGCTACACCTGAGCTAATATATGTAGGTCAACAATTAGTTGTAACTGCATCACTTCGCTAG
- a CDS encoding endonuclease VIII encodes MLEIPEALTIASQINNTIKGRKIVNSIVNYSPHKFAWYHGDPQGYNELLNGSTILNATAYGGLVRIQLDSAVLLIGDGTNLRYHRQGQKAPIKHQLLLELDDNSKVSATIQMYGGIWCFRDDAEFDNIYYKVAREKPSPLSDEFNEAYFNKLVSPEDVKKLSVKAFLATEQRIPGLGNGVLQDILWNAYINPRSKVSTLKDKQVYELYRAIKSVLLEMVEFNGRDTEKDFFGNNGGYKTMMSKNSVNSPCIRCGTIVKKENYYGGSIYYCEKCQPK; translated from the coding sequence TTGTTAGAAATACCTGAGGCTTTGACAATTGCTAGCCAGATTAATAACACAATAAAAGGAAGGAAAATAGTTAATAGCATTGTAAATTATAGTCCACATAAATTTGCCTGGTATCATGGTGATCCTCAAGGATATAATGAGCTTCTTAATGGGAGTACAATTTTAAATGCAACAGCATATGGTGGGCTAGTTCGTATCCAGTTAGATTCGGCAGTGCTACTAATAGGTGATGGAACAAATTTAAGATACCACAGACAGGGGCAGAAGGCTCCTATAAAGCATCAGCTCTTACTAGAATTAGATGATAATTCTAAGGTAAGTGCCACAATTCAAATGTATGGAGGTATATGGTGTTTCAGAGATGATGCTGAATTCGATAATATATATTACAAAGTTGCACGGGAAAAGCCATCTCCACTATCAGATGAATTTAATGAAGCGTATTTCAACAAGTTAGTATCTCCAGAAGACGTGAAAAAGTTAAGCGTAAAGGCATTCCTTGCGACTGAACAGAGAATACCAGGGCTAGGCAATGGTGTATTGCAGGATATATTATGGAACGCATATATTAATCCAAGATCCAAAGTAAGCACATTAAAGGATAAGCAAGTTTATGAATTATATAGAGCTATTAAATCTGTGTTATTAGAGATGGTGGAGTTTAATGGCAGAGACACAGAAAAGGACTTCTTTGGGAATAATGGTGGCTATAAGACTATGATGAGCAAAAACAGCGTAAATTCCCCATGCATAAGATGTGGAACTATTGTAAAAAAAGAGAATTATTATGGTGGAAGTATATATTATTGTGAGAAATGTCAACCAAAGTAA
- a CDS encoding AraC family transcriptional regulator, protein MDWIKRLNESINYIEENLAGEISYETISRIAGCSIYNFQRMFSYIADKSLSEYIRNRRLTMAAFDLLNSTERIIDISLKYGYESQDSFTRAFKNFHGVLPSSVRNETVQLKSCPKISFQITIKGENHMNYQIEQWPAFKVMGVSHKVKTASAFETVPGIWENAWKDGTMNLFIENFPDYRPSGFLGIAQGGQWGESEEMEYIIGITNYVNAEDCTHVPVLDGMKEFDYPAATWAIFEANGELPGAIQKVYKQFYTEWLPNSGYNLADLPVIECYLQENRQEIWVAITKK, encoded by the coding sequence ATGGATTGGATTAAAAGATTGAACGAGTCAATAAACTATATAGAGGAAAACCTTGCAGGTGAAATATCCTATGAGACTATTTCAAGAATTGCTGGATGTTCTATTTATAACTTCCAAAGAATGTTCTCATATATAGCAGACAAGTCGTTGTCAGAATATATAAGAAATAGACGTTTAACTATGGCAGCCTTTGATTTATTGAATAGTACAGAAAGAATAATTGATATTTCTTTAAAGTATGGTTACGAGTCTCAAGACTCATTTACCCGAGCATTTAAAAATTTCCATGGAGTACTGCCTTCAAGTGTAAGGAACGAGACAGTTCAGTTAAAGTCCTGTCCTAAGATCTCTTTTCAAATAACGATAAAAGGAGAGAATCATATGAACTATCAAATTGAACAATGGCCTGCATTTAAAGTAATGGGAGTATCACACAAAGTAAAAACGGCATCTGCCTTTGAGACAGTTCCCGGTATTTGGGAAAACGCATGGAAGGACGGAACTATGAATTTGTTTATTGAGAATTTCCCAGACTATAGACCTTCAGGTTTTCTAGGAATTGCCCAAGGAGGGCAATGGGGTGAATCAGAGGAAATGGAATATATAATAGGCATTACAAACTATGTTAATGCAGAAGATTGCACACATGTCCCAGTGCTTGATGGAATGAAAGAATTTGACTATCCTGCTGCTACATGGGCGATTTTTGAAGCAAATGGAGAATTACCTGGAGCAATACAGAAAGTTTATAAACAATTTTATACTGAGTGGCTTCCTAACTCAGGTTATAATTTAGCTGACCTGCCAGTTATTGAATGTTATTTGCAGGAAAACCGTCAAGAGATTTGGGTAGCAATTACAAAGAAATAA
- a CDS encoding alpha/beta hydrolase yields MGYYINVEPGVNIYVEDVNPIGNKTILLIHGWPGNHNLFEYQFNQFPKLGYRCIGIDLRGFGLSDKPWSGYDYNRLADDIRCVVDALKLKNFTLGGHSTGGAICVRYMARHKGYGVSKLALFAAAAPSLIQRPYFPYGLQRQDVIDIIQGIYKDRPETLKEFGSKVFHNYVSQPLSDWIFQLGLQAASWSSASVANTWLGEEGLFNDLKTIKVPTLILHGLNDQICLFSLAISQKHSIKNSKLVPLESCGHFLFYDQQERFNEELIQFIEEKYEGK; encoded by the coding sequence GTGGGGTACTATATTAATGTAGAACCTGGTGTCAATATTTATGTAGAAGATGTTAACCCAATAGGCAACAAGACAATTTTGCTAATTCATGGATGGCCGGGGAACCATAATCTGTTTGAATATCAGTTTAATCAATTTCCTAAGTTAGGGTACAGATGTATAGGCATAGACCTTAGGGGATTCGGACTGTCTGATAAACCTTGGAGTGGATACGATTATAACCGTTTAGCCGACGACATTCGCTGTGTAGTTGACGCTCTTAAATTAAAAAATTTCACTCTTGGAGGACATTCAACAGGAGGAGCAATTTGTGTAAGATACATGGCTAGACATAAAGGCTACGGAGTATCAAAACTGGCTTTATTTGCTGCTGCAGCACCTAGTCTGATCCAAAGACCATATTTCCCATATGGTTTGCAAAGGCAAGATGTGATAGATATTATCCAAGGTATATACAAGGACAGGCCAGAAACCTTGAAAGAGTTTGGTAGTAAAGTATTTCATAACTATGTTAGTCAACCATTATCAGATTGGATTTTTCAACTGGGTTTGCAGGCTGCCAGTTGGTCTTCTGCATCTGTTGCAAATACATGGCTTGGCGAAGAAGGTTTATTTAATGACTTGAAAACAATTAAAGTTCCAACATTGATTCTTCATGGACTCAATGACCAAATATGTCTTTTCTCTTTAGCCATTTCACAAAAGCACAGTATTAAAAATTCTAAACTTGTACCGCTTGAATCATGTGGACATTTTCTATTCTACGATCAACAAGAAAGATTCAACGAAGAATTAATACAATTTATTGAAGAAAAGTATGAAGGTAAATAA